The sequence below is a genomic window from Prosthecobacter dejongeii.
GATTGACCTGCACCACCTTGTTCGCCTGGTTTTGTTGCTTTGGCGATGACCTCCAACAGATCCTTCTTCAGGTCTGGATCCATCTTCGAAAGGTCATGATCGGGAAAGTGAAACACCTCGGTGCGATCCTCATCCAGCTCGGTCGTAAACTCGCCGGCCTCTCCAGCCGATTTTCGAATGACCTTAAAGTGGCGAAACAAAGCTGAAATGATCTCGCCGCCCTTGAAGTGACAAACCCACTGTCTGCCCTCAGCGAAATGCTCTACAAAGGCATCAATGCAGACGATCTTCCCCGCAACCGATGTCACCGCAATATTGCTCCCGCCACAGGCCTGCTCCCAATCTCTATTCTCCGTTTGTGGCTTTTCTGCGAAAGCGATGATGGACGAACCGAGCAATGCTAGAAGAATTAGTTTCATGTTGAGTCTTGGCTGGCGTTCACACGTCATTTACCGACAAATTCGCTGTCTTGTCAGCCACTTTATCTCCGACTCAAAGGTGGCTCCAAGCCGGACTCTTGAAGTCATGCGGTGGGTTTACCCGATCATCTGCGCGCCAAGCAGCCCACCAATGATTCCCTGCCCAAACAATACGGCCCCCATTCAAAATCTTGTTAATCCTGAAATCGTGTCAATCCTGTTAAAAAAACGGTGCCCTCTTCCCGCCCGTCGATAATTGACAGGGAAGAACCAAACAGCAGTTCCCAGACATCACCGAGGAAGAGGCCCGCCGCATCCTCGCCCAGCGCCTGGACCGCCAGCGCCGCCGGGAGGATCGCGGGCTGTTCGTGGCCGTGCCCCCGCAACAAGCGGCGGTGTCTTTGGGTGAAGGTCGGTAGTTCGGATCAAAAGGCTTGCCGGAGCCCCCGGTCTCCCTCCACCACCAGGCATGCCCAACTGGCCCTGGTCCACGACGTCCCCGCCCACTCAAAAAAATCCCCACTTGGCCCAAGTCCCCCTTTTGCCCCTTGCCCGCCCCCGCCTCTTCCCGCACCTTGCCCCACGTCCTAGAGCGCGCGCGTCTCGCGTGCCGTTTTCGGCGTCCCGCCGAAGACCGTTCTCACGCCCCGCCAGCCCCCAAAAGTCCCCAGGTGGGGAAATCCATCCCCATCAAATCCCCATCAAATCCCCATCCCAACCCACTCACCCTCAACCCCTTAGACCCAAAATCCCCCAATGGGGAAAAATCAAATTTCTCCCCAAAATCCTCCGTTCCCCTTTTCCGTGTCTTCCGCGTCTTCCGCCTGTCCCGCGACTGCGGCGATGGTTGACCAACCTCCCACCCCCCTAAAACACACCCCACCAACCGGACAAAAGTTGCAGTCCCGGTTTGTCCTGTCAGGATGGGCAGCCCATGCCAGCCGACCAACTCAGCCAGCGCCTGTTTGCCAGTGTTTCAGCGGACTTCTTTCGTCCGCTGGTGCGCCCCTCGGCCCCGGTGTATGTGGACGGGGCAGATCGCCTGATTCAGGAGGCTGGGGAAGCGGGTCGCCTGCCACAAACGGATGCCCTAGCCATCCTGCGTGAGGTGCTTTCCCAGAACCCCCAGGTGGCCCTCCAAGAAGACGAGGGTGGAGGCCTGCAAGACATCCGCGCGCGGGCTGGCAAGCTGTACAATCAACTGCTGCAAGTGCGCTGGATCGAGGAGCAAGCCGTGAGCCTCCATGAGCGCTGGGTGGTCATCTCCCCTTCCCTGCGCCCACTGATGCGCACCCTGCGCGACCTCGCCGAAAATGAGGTGGCGGAGCTGAAAAGCTTTGCTGATACCCTGCGCGGCGTCTGCACCTCTCTGGAGCAGCGGGATGTGCTGAACCCCTACATCGTCCCCGCCATGGAAATGCGTGGCACGATCCACGATCTCCTCCTGCGCATGGAAAGCGCCATCCTCCAGCTCCACGGGGTGGAGAAGCTGGTGCACAGCTTTGAGCGGCGGCAGCGGGAAACGGAGTCTGGCGCGGAGACGCTGCGCCTGTTTTACCACGACTTTCATGAAGGCCAGCACATGGTCTGTTACGATGTCCTGCGCGGTGGTGGCCTGCTGCCACGCCTGCAACGAGCCCGCAGCCGCGTGCGCGATGCAGCGGATGATCCCTTGGTGATCCAGCACCTCGCAGATGGCATCGCCGAATACCGCAACCTGGAGCCAAACGAAGCCTGGGAACTGGCCAACATCCAAATTCAGCGGCTGGAGCGCCAACTCGCCGGCCTGCGCCTGAGGGCAGAGGCGATTGATGCCCGCGTGGCCTCCTTTAACCGTCTGTCCGTGCAGCGGTACCGTTACCAGTCGGAGCTACGCGGTCGCCGCCCAGACATGATCAAACGCTACTGTGAGGCGATCAATACCGCCCATCGCGGCACCAAGTTCAATGACCTGCGGATCGAGCCGGACTTTGCCCTGGCCACGCCCGAGGTGGATTTCTTTTACGGCATCGCTTCCCTGGCCCGTCCACGGCGGTCCCGCTCACCTGTAGCACTGGAGCTGGGACAAACGCTTTCGGCTGAAGATGAGGCCGCCGATCTGGAGCGCCTGCGCCAGCGTCAAAAATTCGCTCTGACTCCGCACCGCGCTGCGCGACTGGTCGCCCGAATGATCCGGGAGCACGGCCCGGGCATCGCCACCGACGGTTTTACCCTGGAGACACCGGATGAGTTGCTGGACCTCATGGCCGCTGCGGCCTACACCCACGGCATGGATGCCACCAGTGGGGAAGAGCAGCGCTGGCACATCGTCAGCAGCAGCCGCGATCACAGCCTCGAACCTGAAAACATCCCTCGTGACGCCCAGGCTGGCTGGCGCGTCGAACGTTTTGCCTTTACCCGCCCCACATGAGTTCCCTCCCCTGGCCATCTTTCTGGGCTGACGTCCCTGAACGCGACCGCTCCCCCATCCGCGATGTTCTTGCGGACCTCCTCCGCTACGGCGTCATCCTGGGGGATGAAGGCAGCGGCCGCGATTCCTACCTTTTGGTTAGGGATCAATATCCAGACCACATTCGTGACTACCTTTCCCCCCTCGGTCTGGAGCTCATCATTGACCATGAGCCGCCGCTCATCCAGGCCCGCCCGGTGCCGGAGGAGTGCCAACTCCTGGCCGCCTTCACGAAGGATGAAACCCTCCTGGTCCTGGCCCTGTGGCGCATCTACGATGAATCCCGCAGTGAGCAGGCCAGCGAAACTGTCATCATCAGCGCCAATGACCTGTGGGTGAAATGGCGGGTGTTCTTTGAGCACATCGAGCCCCCAGGCATCACCGCGCTGGAGGAGCTGCTGTCCCGCCTGCGCCGCAAAAAGCTCATCCGCTTTCAGCGCGCGGAGGATAGCACCCGCCCTGGTGAGGCCATGATTGAAGTGCTGCCCAGCCTGTCTCGCAGCATCCCGTTTGACAGCATCGAAGCCTGGCTGGAACGCGCCAAGCTGTATGAGCCGGAACAGGCCGCCGCGGCCATCGTGCTCGAAGAGTCCCCTCAGCCTTAATTTTCCCCGAATCTCTCCCTCATGGATCGCCCTCAGCGCATCACTCTCAGCCGCATCATCGCCATCAACTGGTATGGCTTTCGCCGCATCATTGATGTCAACGGCCTCGCCCTGCTCTGTGGTGAAAACGGCACGGGCAAGTCCGCCCTACTGGACTTGGTGCAATTCGTTTTGTTAGGCAGCAAAGGCACCCGATTCAACCGCGCCGCAACAGGCGATGGCAAACGCCCCACGGGACGAGATCGTGATCTGCGCGGCTACTGCCTCTGCGATACGAATACCAAGACCAAAGATGGCCAGCCGCGCTACCTGCGCCCCAGTGGGGTGACCATCGCGGCCCTGGAATTTGAGTGGCCGCTGGAAGAAGGCGGCACCGAGCCCCGCCGCGAAACCTGGGGCGTGCGCGTAGAGTATGAAGGCCCCACTTCGGATGCCCGCTACGTCTGGTTTTACACTCCAGGGCGCTTGCATTGGGCGGATGTGATCCGCGAGCAGGACATCACCAAACCTGATCGCCAGGAAATGCTGGCCGAAGATGAATTTCGCGTGCGTGTGAAGCGTGATCTCCAGGGCGAACACTTTGGCCGTCTGGATACTTACCTGGATGAGATGGGAGCCCGTGAGCACCTGTTCTTTGATCGCACCCAGATGAACAAAACCCTGCCGGGAGCCATCGCTTTCCAGCCGGTGGAAAACTTTGAAAGTTTCATCCGCGAAAACATCCTGGAGCCCGGTCTGCCTGAGGTGAAGGAAGTGCGCCGCAGCCTGGATGCCCTGCGGGAGGCGGAGCGCCGTGTGGACACCCTGGGGGACCAACTCGGCTTTCTCCAGCGCATCCGCACGCACCACCTCAGCTTCAGCGAAGCCCGCCGTGAAGAGGCCCTCTTTGGCCACCTGCGCGCCGCCCTGGACCATGCGGAATCGGAAGAAAAGTTCCATCGGGCCGATAGTGACCTGAGGCTGCTGCGCGAGCGCCATGCAGAGGACAAAACCAACATGGCAGTGGCCGTCAAAGAGCGCGATGAGGCCAAGGCCCGTTATGATGAGGTGAAGCTCGTCGCCGGGCGTGATGACAGCCTGCGGAAGCTCAATGACCTGCGTCGCCAGCGGGCAGATCTGATGCCCCGCATCGAGCGCCTGCACCACGCCTCACGCACCGCGCATGAGATGCTGAATGAGCGCGCGCTGCACTGGGATGAATGGCTGCGCCACGGCCTGCGTGTCGGTTTGAATGCCAAGCTGGAGCGCGCCGAGCTTCTGCCCCAGCTCCGCAATGAAGAGGCCCATGTCGGCCTGGAGGCCCTGCCAGGGCTAGCCCGTGAGTATGACCGCATCAGCCGTCTAGGTGAAGACTGGCTGCGCCCGAAACTGGAAGAAGTGGAGGAGCTGGAAAAGGCCGAGGATGAACTGCAACGCCAGCTCGTGAGCCTAAGCGAAGGGCGCACCCAGGCCACCCCGCTGCTGGACGGTCTGCGCGCCCGGGGTAACAAGGCGGAACTCTTTGCCCGAGTGGTGGAGGTGAAGCCTGAGTTTGAAGCCTGGTGGCCGCTTTTGGAATCCGTACTGGGCGCCCACCGCCAGACCGTGCTGGTGGAAGATGACTGCTACCTTGCGGCCTGGGAACAATTTCAAAAGAACAGTGGCACCGAGCTGCTGGCCAATGCGGAAGAGCTGCGCGAGCTGAAGCCGAAAGCCGAAAAAGGCTCTCTGGCCGAAATGCTGGAGACCAAGCACCCCACAGCCCACCTCCTCATCAATCATTTGTTAGGCCAAATCATCGCCGTCAACAGCTCCACCAAGCTGAAGATGCATGAGCACGCCATCACGCAAGAAGGCTTGCTGAAACAACCCGGGGTGCGCCGCCATCTCAGCGCGGAGAAGGAACTGACCCTGGGTGAGGAAGGCCTGCGCCGCATGCGCAAGGAGCGTGAGGAAGGCCTGGAACGTGTGCGTGGCTTCATGAACGAATTCCGCCGTGAGGTGCATGCTGTGCGTAGCTGGCTGAAGCGCGGCCAAGAGTATCGCCTGGGCGAAGACTCCCCGAAAGCCTCCGCCATCGAGCTTTCCCAACTCCCCGGCCTGGAGGCCAACGAGCGCCAGTTGGAAGAAACCATCCAGCTCCTGGCCACGCCGGAACAGGACCGCCAACTCCAGGAAATGGACGAGCTGGAAATGCGCCTGCGCGGCCTGGAACAGCGCATCGGCAGCCTCAGCACCTCTGTCACCGCTTTTGTCGTGAATGAGCGGCAGATGCTGGAGCAACTGGACCTGTGCCGGGAAGAATTCCAAAGTGCCACCCTGTCCCTGCATGAGAGTCTGAACAGCCTGCCTCGCGGCCTGGCCCAAGATGAAATCGCGGCAGCGATGAAGGCAGCGCTGGAAGCCGGAGGCACCTGGCAAAAGCGCAAAGACCAGTCCGAGTATGGCCGTCAATACGCCCACGACCGTGCCGAGCGCACTCGCCGTGATCGCAATGATGAACGCCGCAAGCTGGCGGAGGCGCACCCTGAATATCGGCATGACTTCGATGCTGAAGAGGAGGACAACGCCCGCTACGATGCCCGCTGCAACGATCTCGAATCGCATCAACTCAGCCACTACCGCCAGATCGCCGAAGAGCGCCGCCGCGAGTGGGAAGAGCGCCTGCAGAGCCAGGTGCTGGATGTGCTGCGGGAAAAGATTGACGAAGCCACACGCACCATCAAGGAACTGAGCAAGATCCTCGATCAAGACATCGGCCGTTATCGTTACCGCATCTCGCAGATCCGCGACCGTGCTCAGTCTGCCATGTGGAATCTCATCGAGAACGGGCTCGAAGGCTTCAACCCCTCCGATGAACTCTTTGCTTCCTCGAAGCAGGAAGAAATCACCAAGGCCAAAGAAGAGCTCATGGCCGCGATTGATAACCCGGAGGATGCCAAAGCGCAGCGCCTGCTGGACTACCGCTTTTATCATCGTTATGACATGCTCATGATCCCCAGCGGTCATAGCGAAGAGGCCGCTATTTCCCTCCAGAACAACGCCCGTAAAATGAGTGGTGGGGAAAATCAGGCCCCCTTCTTTGTCTCCATGCTCGCCGCCTTCCACCGCGTCTATGACCTGGGGCGCAAGGACAGCCGACGGAACCTCGGATTGGTGGTCATGGACGAAGCCTTCTCCAAGCTCAGTGGTGATCGTATTGATGACTGCCTAGCCCTGGCCAGCAACTTCGGCCTCCAGCTCCTCCTCGCCTTCCCCATGGACCGCCTCGGCACCATGATTGACCACGCGGATACCGTCATCGAATGCCGCGTGGACCGCAAACGCGACGGCCAAGGCCGCGACATCCACATCGAAAACTGGGTGGTGCCGTGGAACAAAGACAAACTGCTGCAGGCGCTGGCGGGGTGATCTTTCTTTATTTTACTCACTATGCCACCAGCCTGGCTCCAGACTCTTTTCGAGAAATGGCGTGCCACGCGGGGGGACAGACTGGCTCCAGCCAAGAACCCGTTCTCCACTCCCTGGCCAGAACTTCTAGAGGAAGCGGGCCTCAAGAGGGTCGAGGATCAACGTGCGGCGCAGCGTGATTTGGAACAACTCCACAATCAAGGACGCCTCAAAAGCGTCACTCACGATTACCGTCTTTATTTGATTCAGAGGGTGCAAATTCCAATTGAGGCTGAACCATGGCTCCAAGAAACTTTTGGCCACCGACCAGCCAGTGATCGCCATGCGCAGTCACTACTCACGGTCAAAGAATTTGAAGCCAAGCATCATCCTCGATTCCCTGAACTTTGGCAGCAGTGGTGTGGTCGAATCTATAAAACATTCGGGCAAGGCCTCAATGTCCCACCCCTCATGTGGAAAGCTCCCGAAAAAATGCGGGATATGCTGGACCTGACTTTTCGATTTACCTCGGTTGCTTGGGCAGAGAATACACCCGTCCGCACCGCGAGTATCGCGCTAGGACTTGAAGGAGGAAGCAAAGAATTAGAGCCACGGAAAGCAAACCTCGAATCTTGTTTTAACTCTTTGTTCGGCAGACCTGTCACTTTAGAATCATGCGGCATTCAATTGACCGAGCCTAAAGTGGATGTCGCAGGGCAAATCACTCTGCATTCCTTTGATGAGAAGGACATCATCCATGCCCTGAAAGGAGTGGTCAGCCTGTCTCTAACGCCCGACATAGAACAGGCCACACGCATCTCCACCCCAGCCACTCGAGTCCTCTTGGTGGAAAACAAAAAGACAACGCTTCCCCAACTAGCTTTAAAAAATAAAGCGGGCGGCACCTTGCTTATCGGCTGCAGTTTCCCCAACAGTGCCGTCCTCCGCTTGCTTGAATTGCTGCCACCAGATCTTCCCGTTTATCACTTTGGTGACACAGATCCTGCGGGTTTCCTCATCCTGGCTAAACTACGCGAACAGACAGGACGCAACATTCAACCATTCCTCATGCAGCATCGGCGTGGATCGGCAGCCATTGCGTTGACCGAGTATGATCGTAAAATTTTGCCAGGGCTGCTTGAAAATCCTTGGTTAGAGGATGTCCGAGCTGAGCTGGAATCCATCGCTTTCAGTCAGGACAAAGGGCTTTATGAGCAGGAAAACCTGGGCCAGCCAGATCTCAACGAGTGGCCGTTTTACTCGGTAAGCGGCCTTGCATGACCTCGCACTCGGCTCTTCTGTCGCCGTCCATGAAAAGCATGACAGGATTTGGCCGGGGTGAGTCGCGGCAGGCAGCAGGCACCGCCTGGGTGGTGGAGTGCAGCAGTGTGAACCGGAAACAACTGGAGGTCTCGGTCAATCTCCCACGTGATCTCCATGATCTGGAGACGCAGGTGCGCAATCAAGTAGCGGCGGCTTGCTCACGCGGGCGAGTCAATGTGCTGATCCGCAGCGATGCCGCTGAAACATCTCACCTGCCGCAGGTGGATGAAGCCGTGGCGGCCAAGTATCTGGAGAACCTGCGCGCGCTGGCGGGCAAGCTGGGCATCTCACCCGAGATCAGCCTCAGCGAAATCATCCGCCTGCCGGGCGTGCTGGCGGGGGAATCTACCCCTGCTGATCCGGAAACGGCGTGGCCAGCCATTCAGGAGGCCCTGGCTGCTGCCCTTGAGCAACTACGCGCCATGCGCGGCACGGAAGGCCTGCACCTGCGGGAAGAAATGGAAACACGCCTGCTCAGCATCGAAGCTCATGCAGCGCTCATCGCTGAAAAAGCCCCACTGGTGCCAGAGCATCAACGCCAAGTGCTGCATCAGCGCCTGGAGCAGGCCGGGCTACCGCTGCCACTGGACGATGAGCGCCTGCTCAAGGAGATCGCCCTGTTTGCCGACCGCACGGACATTTCCGAAGAGCTATCCCGCGCGGCCAGTCACCTGAAACAGTTTCGCACTTATCTCGCCTCCGCAGAGCCCGTGGGCCGCAGCCTGGACTTCCTGGTGCAGGAGTTTTTCCGCGAGTTCAACACCATGGGCTCCAAGTGCAACAATGCCGAAATCGCCCACGCCGTGGTCAGTGCGAAGACGGAGTTGGAGAAGATTCGCGAGCAGGTACAAAATGTGGAGTGACGCCACGCAGCGCGCGGAAAGCCAGGAACAAGGCGAAAGTGGTGAGCACGGCGCTGGCAAAAAAAGCCACACCGGGAAGATGCACGGGTGCTTCTTTGCTCACGAAGTAGCCAAATAAACCCGTACACATGGGCGGGCCCACGATGCCCGCCACACTGGCCAAGCTGGTGAGGGAACCCTGCAGTCCCCCTTGCTGATCATCCGGCACACTGCGCGACATGAGCCCCTGCACCGCCGGGCCCGCCACACCCGATAAACTGCCCACCAGGATGCAGGCGTAGATCATCCAGCCTTCCGTGGCCAGGCCATAGCAGACATACATCACCGTTCCCAGGGCCAGTCCGATCAGGGCCGTTTTCACCTCCCCCAGACGGTCCACAATCACACGCGCCAGGCCGCCTTGGACGATCGCCGCCATCACGCCCACGAAGGCCAGGGAAAGCCCTGTCGCCTTGGTATCCCAGCCATAACGATAACTCGTGTAAAGCACCCAGATCGCCGGATAAACCTGATGCCCCAGGGTAAAGAGAAAGCTGGTGGTGATGAGTCCCAGCACACTGGGGAAACGACGTAGCGCCATGAGAGAACCAACCGGATTACTCTTGGCCCAACTAAAAGTACGTTTATTTTCTGGAGCTAGCGACTCTGGCAGCACAAAGACCCCATAGAGCCAGTTCACTAGGGTCAGCGCCCCAGCGGCGAGAAAAGGCACCTTCAGGCCGTAATCCCCCAGCCAACCGCCCAGCGCAGGCCCGATGATGAAGCCGATGCCAAAAGCGGCACCGATGAGACCAAAGTTCGCCGCGCGTTTCTCCGGCGGACTGATATCTGCGATGTAGGCCGTCCCAGCAGCGAAATTGGCCCCTGTGATCCCGGCAATGATGCGGCCCACGACAAACCAGGTCAAATTCGGCGCGTAGGCAATGAGCAAGTAGTCCAGCCCCGACCCAAAAAGCGAGATGAGGATCACCGGCCGCCGGCCAAACCGGTCTGACAGACTGCCGATCAACGGTGCGAAGAGAAACTGCATCAGCGCATAGGTGGAATGCAGGAGTCCATACGTCGTCGAAGCGGTCGTCACATCCCCACCCTGATATTGCTCGATCAACTTGGGCAAGATGGGCACGATGAGACCAATCCCTAGAATATCGAGAGCGAGGGTGACGAAGATAAAACCAAGGGCAGGTCGGCGGCTGGACATAGCGGGCCGCATCCATGCGCATGAAAGCGCCTGAGTGCAAATGACAGCTCCTTGACTCAGTCCTCCTTTTCCAGGCCGCTGGGTCTGTTTGCAGATTGCACAAACGTTCAAAAATACAGCTGGGAAAAAAGAATGAACCTTCCACGAATCTAGGGCATCATAGGCCGTCATGGTTTCCTCCACTGCGCCCCTGCGGCTCATCATCGCCTTGCTATCTTTGACGGTAGCCGTGGTGCAAGGTCAGACGCGGACAGAGCAGGTGGAGGGGGAGGTCATCGTCACCTTCAAGTCCACCGCCACACGCCGCTCCGCCGAGTCCACTCTAGCGCGACGTTCCCTGCGTTTTGAGCGGCAGTTTCCAGAGATCTCCGCACTCCGGCGCAAGCCCATGGGCCTGGTGCGAAAACAGGGGCGTAAAACCCAGGACCTCATCCAGGAACTGAAAGCCGACCCCACGGTGGAAACCGTCGAGCCAAATTACCTCCGCTGGGTGCAGGCTACGCCTAACGACACACGTTTCAGTGAGCAATGGTCCCTACAAAACACCGGCCAGACTGTGAATGGCACCAAGGGCACCAGTGGAGCAGACATCAAATATCTGCAGGCCATGGAAAAAGCCCGCACACCCACCGGCGAGATGGTCATCGCCGTCATAGACACAGGCGTGGATGTGGAACACCCCGATCTAGTCCCCCGCATGTGGGTGAATACGCTGGAGACGCCTAACAATAACCGTGACGACGACGGCAATGGCTATACCGATGACTACTACGGTTACGACTTTGCGGGAGATCTCTCCAATCCCATGGATTCAGGTGACCATGGCACCCATGTGGCCGGCACGATAGCCGCCCAAGGAAATAACAACCTCGGCCTCATCGGCGTGCAGGATCAGGTGAAAATCATGGCCCTGAAAGTCTCCAGTGATGGTGATGTCATCAGCAGCTCTGGCGTGATCGAAGCCGTCGAATACGCCGTGGCCATGAAGCGCCGGGGCGTGCCCATCGTGGCCTTGAATGCCTCGTATGGCGGAGGGGGCTTCAGCACCGCAGAAAGAGATTCCATCGCCACGGCCGGAGCGGAGGGCATCATCATGTGCGCAGCGGCTGGCAATGACACCTCCAACAACAATCTTTCCCCCAGCTATCCAGCCTCCTACGATGTTTCAAACATCATCGCTGTGGCCTCCACCGATTCCAAAGACGCGCTCTCCAGCTTCTCAAATTATGGTAGCACTTCCGTGGATATCGCCGCTCCCGGCACCAGCATCTTATCCACAAAACCCAGGAGCATCGCCGTTACAGTCGGCAGCAAAAAGTATGAAACCCTGCCCATCACCTTTGCCGGGCAGACCACGGGCCTCAGCGGAAGAATTTACGACTGCGGCATTGGCAATCCCACAGAGTTTCCCGCCGCCGTCAGTGGCCAGATCGCCCTCATCGCGCGTGGCACTTTGACCTTCGCGGAAAAGGTCACTCACGCCCAGGCTGCCGGGGCCAAAGCCGTGCTGGTTTACAACAATGTGGACGGTCCTTTCCTGGGCACGCTGGGCAGCGCTGGCAGTTGGATCCCCGCCGTGTCTCTGACGCGTGCAGATGGTCTCGCCATCAAGGCCCTGGCATTGCCTGTAAATTGCACCTGGGAGCTTGAGTTCGGCTATCAGTTTCTCAGTGGCACCTCCATGGCCACGCCTCATGTGTCTGGAGCCGTGGCCTTTGCCGCACTGAATTTCCCCAATGATACAGTGACTCAGCGCATCGCCCGCATCCTCAACAATGTGGACGTCAAATCCAGCCTTCAAGGCAAAGTGAAGACGTCTGGGCGACTGAACTTAAACCGTATCGTGGATGCAGACCAAGATGACACCGCAGACTGGCTAGCCTCCGCCCTTACCATCCTCAATCCGAACGCGCTCAAAGGCGGCGTCATCGGCATGCCCTACACGGAGACTTTGACGACCCAGCAAGGCACTGCGCCCTTCACCTTCACTGTCACACAAGGAGCCTTGCCGGCAGGGCTGACCCTCACCACCAGCGGTGCACTCAGTGGGCAAGCGACAGTGGCAGGCTCCTTCAACTTCACGGTGTTAGTCACGGATGGACTCAACCGTACCGGAGGTAAAAACTTCACCCTCACCATCGCTGCCACAGCCCCCCAGATCACCACCGCAGACCCACTGCCACAGGGTAGCACGGGGGCCCCCTACACCACGCCTCTCATGGGCAGCGGTGGCACAGCTTCCTACACCTG
It includes:
- a CDS encoding S8 family serine peptidase, with product MVSSTAPLRLIIALLSLTVAVVQGQTRTEQVEGEVIVTFKSTATRRSAESTLARRSLRFERQFPEISALRRKPMGLVRKQGRKTQDLIQELKADPTVETVEPNYLRWVQATPNDTRFSEQWSLQNTGQTVNGTKGTSGADIKYLQAMEKARTPTGEMVIAVIDTGVDVEHPDLVPRMWVNTLETPNNNRDDDGNGYTDDYYGYDFAGDLSNPMDSGDHGTHVAGTIAAQGNNNLGLIGVQDQVKIMALKVSSDGDVISSSGVIEAVEYAVAMKRRGVPIVALNASYGGGGFSTAERDSIATAGAEGIIMCAAAGNDTSNNNLSPSYPASYDVSNIIAVASTDSKDALSSFSNYGSTSVDIAAPGTSILSTKPRSIAVTVGSKKYETLPITFAGQTTGLSGRIYDCGIGNPTEFPAAVSGQIALIARGTLTFAEKVTHAQAAGAKAVLVYNNVDGPFLGTLGSAGSWIPAVSLTRADGLAIKALALPVNCTWELEFGYQFLSGTSMATPHVSGAVAFAALNFPNDTVTQRIARILNNVDVKSSLQGKVKTSGRLNLNRIVDADQDDTADWLASALTILNPNALKGGVIGMPYTETLTTQQGTAPFTFTVTQGALPAGLTLTTSGALSGQATVAGSFNFTVLVTDGLNRTGGKNFTLTIAATAPQITTADPLPQGSTGAPYTTPLMGSGGTASYTWSLLSGSLPAGFTLSSSGLLTGLPTEALTTSFTVKLTDAHQLTAEKELHLTVTLSPITITTGSALPYGIRAEPYLQSLFAEGGQAPYTWTLGSGSLPPGIQLSTTGFLQGKPTTAGNYSFRAQLSDENDVITSKSFTVEIRSVFERPVMNPLVLGSTFLGAQYSARISATNYPKSFSLKGLPKGLTYNAKTGIISGRPQVSGDFPLTATATNPAGTSLLAATGQLTVRGLDPAWIGSFSGLISPHGDVNRNLGSRITLTTTALGSYTLKVTTGATTKSLVGFLSEAAPQISVTVNDQPLDLTLDGSNQLLEGTHGVALIEGWRNPWHAKNLPATLHAGYYSAALQLTEPGDQSQAAIPQGSGYLTARISTAGIVTIAGRTATGDNLTSSFGLGPEGQTGVYQSLYKHKGSLTGPFTVNLAEGNAPVGNHLTGSLTWSKPSDTSRTYGPGFSDLKLGLTGGYLALKSSGSIVQGIPQPGSPALTFTEAGLDLSDTEPDVAAFDYSSTYVVKMPLAGSHGNPARAILTLNKATGTVTGSFTLAEQDSPLKRKASFFGMVVPQPSGEVRAQGYFLLPQLPVGEQKATTTPILSGGMQVRQALP